The Megalobrama amblycephala isolate DHTTF-2021 linkage group LG18, ASM1881202v1, whole genome shotgun sequence genome segment GCTTCTTCTCCTGTGGGAAGATGGGAATATTCCCCAGCATTAAAACTCTCATGAACGGCTGTGAGAGCAGCTTCACTGACTGAAGGTGTGAATTGTGGTCGCTGTTGCTCATTTAGCAGATGATCATCACACTTACAATCACTCTGAATTATTCAGGTGTTTTTCTCAGTCATTTAGAAACAATTCCCTCATTACTGAATTTACACAAATGACCCAATTCTAAAGTTcacattgattcttaatactgtgtcaATACCTGGATTATcaatgactgtttttatgttttgtgatagtTATTCTTATATAcgtgtttgtcctgagcagttaaactgcccacTGTTCATTTTGAAGATTCTGCAAGGGATATGTGAACTAGCTGATTTTTGCTCTTATGTGAGATACATCAAAACACCTGGCCAGCGAGTCAGAACATTTAGACACAGGAacagcttcttcttcttcctcccACAGGTTAAATGCCTCTCTTGTCCTCTCTTAGTGCAGAACTCCCAGTGTTTAATGCAATATTACTTATTCTATTTCTTTATACTTTTCacattgttattattttgtttcattattaCATGTCTTGTTGTATTCATGTGTGCACTGGAAGCTTCATTATTCTACaaacattaaatttaaaaacatctaGTCCACTTTTTAGTTTAaaatagtaatttattaatgCAGAGTTAATAACTATAAATACAATGTAGAAACCCTTACACAGAactaaatttattaattaagcCACTCAACAAGTACAAGTTTAATTCTGTCTTTTATTGATGTAACAAATTACAGAAGATGTAAGTAACCATAAATACACAAAGacttaatataatattattaattacaataatattagTACATCACAATCACATGATATAGATGAAGACAGTTGAcagtttctctccagtatgGATTTTTTTACTGTGGCTGATGTAGTGAAGCTCTTTCCACGGTCAAAACACATACAGTattctcacagaagtgagtacacccctcacatttttgtaaatattttattataacttttcaagtgacaacactgaagaaatgacactttaatACAATGCAAAGTAgagagtgtacagcttgtataagtgtaaatttgctgtcccctcaaaataactcaacacacagccattaatatctaaactgctggccacaaaagtgagtaaacccctaagtgaaaatgtccaaattgggcccaaagtgtatatttatgtaataatttgtgtggccaccattattttccagcactgccttaaccctcttgggcatggagttcaccagagcttcacaggttgtcactggagtcctcttccatgacgacatcacggagctggtggatgttagagaccttgcgctcctccactttcagtttgaggatgccccacagatgctcaatagggtttaggtatcctcagcttctttagcaaggcagtggtcatcctggaggtgtgtttggggtcgttatcatgttgaAATACTACCCTACGGCCCAGTCACCGAAGAGAGGGGATCATGCTTTGCTCATtcggttccctcaatgaactgaacaggacatgaacatcttggatgacatgggggtgagtaaattatcaggaaattttaatttgaaagtgaactaatcctttaacacacctgctccccattcacacctgagaccttgtcactaatgagtcacatgacaccagggagagaaaatggctaattgggcccaatttggacattttcactaaggggtgtactcacttttgtggccagcagtttagacattaatggctgtgtgttgggttattttgaggggacaacAAATTTACACTTTTATACAAAGTGTGAGGGATGTACTTACTTCTGCGAGATACTgaatagtagtcaacattttaagtagatcaaaacctttcatcaaagttgtcctaaaaccttcttcttaggtcAACTTAGGATGAATTTTTTTGATCcagttcaaatgttgactactgtactttgaatgacataatctcacacaatacagtaaTCATAATCGTGCTACCGTTTAACTACAGTTTAATGAATTAGGAGACATTTTCCTCATGTTgagtgcatttgttttcaaggtcattaaaataaataaaatgtaacatcacgaatgaagagacatatttcattaacaagTCCAATGGTTTTATTTAAACTTCACATGgtttcagcaaaacttaccattttcattaaagaacaccaaaagaaaaaaaaagaaaaagaaaaaaaacattattggcCATACTGACCCTCTGGCCATACTGTAGCTCTCCAGtgccagcagcactcatgcagccctgGACCAcaacactcccaccaccatgcttgactgcaggcaagacacacttctcgcctggttgccgccacacatgcttgacaccatctgaaccaaataagtttatcttggtctcatcaaaccacaggacatggttccagtaatccatgtccttagtctgcttgtcttcagcaaactgtttacaggctttcttgtgcatcatctttagaagaggcttccttctcggacgacagccatgcagaccaatttgatgaagtgtgcggcgtatggtctgagcactgacaggctgaccccccaccccttcaacctctgcagcaatgctggcagcactcatacgtctatttcccaaacacaacctctggatatgacgctgagcatgtgcactcaacttctttggtcgaccatggcaaggcctgttctgagtggaacctgtcctgttaaagcactgtatggtcttggccaatTGCTGCAGCTTAGTTTCAGGGCAATCTTTGTATAGCCtatgccatctttatgtagaggaacaattttttttcagatcctcagagaggtctttgccatgaggtgccatgtgaCCAGTATGAGAAAGTGAGAGTGATAACACCATTGTTAGTccaaggattagtccactttcaaaataaaatttcctgataatttactctcccccatgtcatccaagatccttcagtcgaaaagaaattaaggtttttgatgaaaacattccaggatttttctccatatagtggacttcaatggagcccaaatggttgaaggtcaaaattacagtttgagtgcagcttcaaagggctttaaacaataccagacgaggaataagggtcttatgtcatgtcaacaggtcaggtcaaagtttgaactaattgttatatacttgcactagcatactgtatatgacaatttagttcaaactttgacctgtggagggcagtaatacacttagcagtgtctacactgccggaattctaatagagaagaagaagagagctagttcaagatgagcatttatggttaaaatgtataaaatttgtatttatttttttagaaaatgagtgatggtttctctagataagaaacttatttctcatctgggatcgcgtagaacgctaaaccgtttggaggccattgatgtcctctatatggagaaaaatcctggaatgttttcatcaaaaaccttaatttcttttcgaatgaagagagaaggacatgaacatcttggatgacatgggggtgagtaaattatcaggaaattttaatttgaaagtgaactaatcctttaacacacctgctccccattctgAGACCTTGTCACtaatgagtcacatgacaccagggagagaaaatggctaattgggcccagtttggacattttcactaaggggtgtactcacttttgtggccagcagtttagacattaatggctgtgtgttgggttattttgaggggacaacAAATTTACACTTTTATACAAAGTGTGAGGGATGTACTTACTTCTGCGAGATACTgaatagtagtcaacattttaagtagatcaaaacctttcatcaaagttgtcctaaaaccttcttcttaggacaacttaggATGAACTTTTATGATCcagttcaaatgttgactactgtactttgaatgacataatctcacacaatacagtaaTTCATAATTCGTGCTACCGTTTAACTACAGTTTAATGAATTAGGAGACATTTTCCTCATGTTgagtgcatttgttttcaaggtcattaaaataaataaaatgtaacatcacgaatgaagagacatatttcattaacaagTCCAATGgttttatttaaaggtcccattcttcgtgatcccatgtttccaactttagttagtgtgtaatgttgttgttagagtataaataaaatctgtaaaattttaaagctcaaagttcaatgccaagcgagatattttatttaacagaaatagccTACAATGAACGGCCTGtattggactacatccctctacttccttctttaatgacgtcactaaaactgtgttttgactaacctccgcccacaggaatacacaaaaaagggggcgtggtcttgttgcgctcccacggagaagagcaagagttgcgtttgtaaagtgtgtttgtcgccatgtcgtcgaaacgctgttattttcatcccgcagtccaatcacctttgtttggccttcccagggacgctgtacttagaaatcagtggttacaatttatgtttaactcggttcccgaaaattataatccacatgttaaactatgtgcagcacattttactgaggacagcttcctcaatctcagtcagtttaatgccggattagcacaaagattatttttgaaagatggagcagttccctctttgtctggagaaggcgttgtttgtggaccacaaccggtaagtgcattttattatttacgttGGTGCGTTTAACAGTTTCTGTAACTTATCACACAAAGGGCAACGCTGTTTAGCTTTGTTAACTAGATGGCAATTGAAACTTATCcgaccaaaacttttaaaaagtgtagtaattcaaccggacaccatcgattgttggtgtttgttatgatcagtttaaattatttgttgattatatcTTTTGTTTACTGTTTAACCACATGCTGGTTTAGCTGCAGCCACGCGAATCATTGTATCTATGTTTACAGGCCTATGTAACGTTacctactgtaaataaacagcttaccattgtgacacATCCTGTAAACAGACGTGTTTGCACAGGTTCTACTCGATCCTCTTCATCTATGTtctccgggtctgattccggctcaaattgatagggtaaaattaaagacatgtttacaataacactgagcgcatgcatctccccgttatggtaagaggcgtgacctttccgggcaaggagcgctaagctgctgtcgaatcacaacacaggaaccgctggcacaatcagaactcgttacgtatttctgaaggagggacttcatagaacaaggaagtcatcagcccgtttttatgacagtggaaacagcggtatacagataagtaaattatgtgaaaaatactgtgtttttttacacgcgaaacatgaacacatgttatattgcacactataaacacaatcaaagcttcaaaaaaccacgaaggttctttctccggttctttccgGGATCGCGTTGACCATTTTATTCCGGTTGTCATCGCCATCAAGGTCAGGCTGTGATGTCACTTGATTTAACTTGTCCGAATCCCCAACATTGAGTGACGTATTGCGctttcaatgttttattaaacaaataaagCATTGCAACATTGTCCTTCACCTGCAAGCCTCCTCCTGTGAGTGAGCAAGAGGGATTCAGACGAGTATCGTGATGTTAGcagctgattggctgaaggcagtgagcaacaaacaCCGATTGGTCACAGAcgaagttgaagagacatttgaattccgagaAACTACTCAActcatattttttttgcatgcacttgtgctgctggtgtgctgtttaatatagacgtgtgtgtacgattgtagcATGATTCatttctgccagtgtaaacttattaATCAAATTTACACACTTGCAAATTGTAGGctacagtgcatatatttaaaaatgggCTTTTAACACATCAGTCATACATTTTAACACTTTCTGAAAGAAATATGCACAAGTAATGAAATGAATTccaataattaaacttaaaaaatatactcaaatttacatttaaaacactACAACTTCAtggtattaaatgtattttttaaatatacttttttttttaatatactttaagtgcattgttacaattaCTATTTTgagcatacattttaaaatatattttaaagtaatattCATATAAgcacactttaaaaaaatacacagaaagttcattttaagtttatttttttagatttttagaaaattatttttagaaaatatactggattacatttattttaaactattaaaagttgtattgtgaaaatatgatgctAATACTATActtgttatatatttaaaaatggtaCACTTGTTAGTATGTTTGCAATGTACTATtgaaaagggaatatatttaaaatacaataaagtatacttttttccACCAGGGATGGCATGGAAAGGGTTTCTCTTCATTGTGGATCCTCATATGATTCAAGTTTAATTTAGTTGCGAATCTGTTTCCACTCTGAGAGCAGGTGTAAGAACATTTATCTCCTCTTCTTTGAGTGTTTTGTACTAAAAGTACTTTGTCATTATGTCATCAAATCTTGGCCACTCTGTGTGAATATACATTTTCCCAAACTCATCTTGTATATTCATATCTGTTTCTATAATTAAAGTTATTTTACAGCTCACTTTGTATATGTGGGTTTGTAGTTTTAATGTTCAGcagttattaataaagtatCAAGAATAGACAACCTGTTTGTTTCTCTGCATCTTCATCAAGAATCAAAGCAATCAGATaattaattaagttaattgttTAGCAATTTTACCTTATAAATGACCGAAATCCATCTACAGTAAAATTCATTTAATCTCTTTACCACTTACACAgacatttaatttcatattctTATATTGCAAATACCTGATTAAGTATGAATTTAAAAACATCTGGTGCAACACACTTGATCAATGTTACAGCGATGTTTAACCCCTTGATTTCAGGTAAATTCATTAAATAAGTCACATAAGTtttattccattttattttgtaaagtcTCAAAATGTACAGAGTTTCTGAGTGAGCGATTTTACTCTGTTGAAATTCCAGGTTTGCCAAATCtgattatcaaattatttacTTGAAAGTGATGGATGTGAACTTGAACTTTGCTCACTTAGACAACTTCGGACATTGCTTTTTCTTATGAGTCTGTAGACTAGATATACGGGCATAACTCTTCCCACATGAAGAGCACtggtacggcttctctccagtatgaattctctgGTGTGTTTTTAAGGTGCCCGATTTagtaaagctcttcccacagtcaAAGCACATATAAGGTCTCACACCAGTATGAATACGCTCATGctcttttaaaaactgcagtattgaaaaactctttccacaaaaagaacaaaagtGAGGCTTCACAGCAGCATGAACTTTAAGGTGTCTTTTTAAGCCTGatgaaaaaacaaatgttttatcaCACTGATCACAGCTGAATGACTTCACTCCAGAGTGAGTGTGCAGATGATTTCCAAGAGTGCTTTTGcgattgaaactctttccacactgagtgcatgtgaacggtttttctccagtgtgaattctcatgtgattATTTAGGTCTCCTTTGtaactgaaactctttccacactgagtgcatgtgaacggtttttctccagtgtgaattctcatgtgatttTTTAGGTCTCCTTTGTAACTGAAACTCTTTTTGCACTGAGTGCATGTGAACAGATTCTCTCCAGGGTGAATTTGCATGTGTCTCTTAAGGCCTTTTTTACGTGtgtaactctttccacactcagaGCAAGTCAAAGATCCTTTGACTCCAGTTTTTCCAGCTGGTTGTTGTGTGAAATTCTTCTCAGTCTTTGAAACAGCGTTTTCATCTTCATTTGTGAAATGATGATGTCGGACTTCATTCGCTTCCATCAGTTCTAAAATCAACATATTAAATTCTCACAATTCAATTTAAGAAAGACGAATGAGAACAAGATAATTATACAGGAAGTGAGCCTTAATTTAGCACAAATCTAGTCCTCTATATAGATTTTAGATGTATTGTTCTGTCAGGTTTCATCATTAAAGAGAATGAAGGAAAACACCAACCTATTTGTTCCTCTGTCTCTTCATCTTTTATTCTGCAGGGTTCTTCCTTTAATCTCCATCTTTACATAAGTATCTAAGTAGTTTCTCCTGGAGTAATTCCTCCTGCttgctgctgcttcttctcCTGTGAGAAGATGGGAATATTCCCCAGCATTGAGTGGCTGTGGGAGCAGCTTCACTGACTGAAGCTGCTCATTTAGCAGATGATCATCACTCTCAATTATCCAGCTTCTATCAAATACTTGTTTATAAGCAATTCCCTGATTACTACTCTTCACAGACTGCTTACGCAAACTGTTAGGGTTTTGTTCAGTTTAGTCTTTGTTTTCATTACGTTCACCTTGTTTGCTCTTCTTCAGTTGACCCAGTTTTCTTGTGTGTTTGATTAGTCATTTAGTTCACCTGGTGTTCATCAATTATCTAATTAGTTCCCTCATTAGTTCTTGTATACGTACTCCTTGACTTGTTCACTCTTTGTCCTGTCACTGTTAGTTTTGGATGTGTTTGCCTACCTTTTGAGTTGTTAGTAAACCTTTAGAGTTCTTTGGAAACCTATTCTCCTGCTTTCTTCAGCCTTTGTACTAGTGATGGCGAgatgaagcctcatgaagcattgaagcttttcagccaagtggttcacaaaaAGGTTCATTTCTTGAGGCTTCATTTGCTCACAATACCACCTGGTGGTCAAAGAGTGTAAAACAAGTAGATACATTACAGATGACCCGATGTGATCTGTGATACACTGTATTTTGCGGCAGTTATGGCCTAGAAATAACGGTgaagaaaaaatcaatttccacaaagacttatatatttatttgaatgtaatgtgtattttctggttGTATATGATTGTATAACATAAGTGTGTAATAAACGTATTGGCTTCAAATGAATGGGGCTAtcaaatgtgtgtaaacaaattCTTTGGTCATAACAGGCAGGAGGGGcgatattattattctaaaaccACAAATTCTGAGGGGATCCCATGGTTTATATGTCTGTCAAAATGTCGCGTCAAGATTTGAACCACATCCAGTCGAACCATTCGAACCAGTCAGGCAGAAGCGAGGCTTCGAACGTCATCAATGACGTCATTGATCTAAAGCGATACAAGCCTCGATATGCGCTTCACTGAAAGCTTCCGGGATTTCTCGACACACGCTCCGAAGCCTCGGCACAGACCGTAACATCACTACTTTGTACACACCATTACACAAACAATGATAGCATTTTAAGACAGTTATTTAGCTTAAtaatacaacaaaacaatatacaatatttgGAATTTTAAATTTGTGGGAAGTAGGAAGTATGGCGTATGGCGTGGAATAGCTTTTGACACGACtctcgctcttctcccttttcccattacatatcagaaaggaatttattttcaataaaaaataaacatatttgaaaagtggaaataaagtgcTTAATGAGTGTTTAACAATAAATgatttattgggtagggttagagGTAGGTGTAGGGAGGACTTTATGGCCcaaataaggcagcatccatttaatataattatttacactATTTACATAACAACTATTTGCACTTATTACAAAGAACTGCTGTTGtcacttattttaaatagaatcGCTGTTTTCACTTGCACAGCTATTTCTAACAAAATTTGCCATTTTCATTCAATGTAAATACCATCTAATTGTGCTAGCACTTACAACAAATAGCCGCTGCCTTTTTTTCTCTCCTATAGGTGACTTCCCGGGCTCCATAGTCTCTTCCTGAATCAAGATGGACTCAACATGATCAGGTGgttgaaatgaaaacaaatggTGCCATCTGGGGGAAAATATGTGGCGCTGCAAACCATTAAAAACTCAAGTTATTCTGAGGATCAAAACCACACACAAATTATTTTCTATTATAAATTCTGTTTATCgaatttttatttgattttaaagtCCTTGTTAAAtgcttaaaggtacactatgtaactctTGGCGCTCTAGTGGTTAGTAAACAAAATTTAATTCATCTTGTGGAAGAATATTAAAGCCAGAGCTACTTATCTCtgtttatgtagcctatatgataAGTCACACAAGTACTGGCTTTTGATATTCCTCAAAGGCTGTCTAAAACagtctgaatataaacactGTAGGCGTAATTTGTGGGTGGGACATGAACTGTCaatatcttaaaggattagttcactttaaaatgagaattacaccaaactttactcaacctcaagcgagcctaagtgtatatgactttcttctttctgatgaacacaatctgagttatattaataattatcatgatgcgtccaagc includes the following:
- the LOC125253364 gene encoding gastrula zinc finger protein XlCGF8.2DB-like, coding for MEANEVRHHHFTNEDENAVSKTEKNFTQQPAGKTGVKGSLTCSECGKSYTRKKGLKRHMQIHPGENLFTCTQCKKSFSYKGDLKNHMRIHTGEKPFTCTQCGKSFSYKGDLNNHMRIHTGEKPFTCTQCGKSFNRKSTLGNHLHTHSGVKSFSCDQCDKTFVFSSGLKRHLKVHAAVKPHFCSFCGKSFSILQFLKEHERIHTGVRPYMCFDCGKSFTKSGTLKTHQRIHTGEKPYQCSSCGKSYARISSLQTHKKKQCPKLSK